A stretch of Natronobacterium texcoconense DNA encodes these proteins:
- a CDS encoding alpha/beta fold hydrolase: protein MDATKPAVDSASLSTTVGNSTFRSVNGLQLHARVAGDPDDPLVVLLHGFPEFWYGWHEMIEPLVEDGFRVLAPDQRGYNRSEKPESVRAYRRPELARDVVELIATESRDTAAVVGHDWGGIVAWELALRYPQVVDRLAVVNAPHPTAFRRQLLSNPDQIRRSWYAYTFQLPWLPERVCRYDDFRVLERALRGTADSEAFSDADLERYRRAWRREGALTGMLNWYRANARYPSPPPRDRVDAPTLVAWGEEDTALVPELAIDSYDHCTDGRLELFPDASHWLPREKPDRLAELLCEHLDG from the coding sequence ATGGACGCCACAAAACCGGCAGTCGACTCGGCCTCACTCTCGACCACCGTGGGGAACTCGACGTTCAGGTCAGTAAACGGCCTCCAGCTACACGCACGGGTCGCCGGTGATCCGGACGATCCGCTCGTGGTGTTGCTCCATGGCTTTCCCGAGTTCTGGTACGGCTGGCACGAGATGATCGAACCGCTCGTCGAGGACGGGTTTCGCGTGCTGGCCCCCGACCAGCGAGGGTACAACCGCAGCGAAAAGCCGGAGTCGGTACGTGCCTATCGCCGGCCCGAACTCGCACGCGACGTGGTCGAACTGATCGCTACCGAGAGTCGGGACACCGCCGCCGTCGTCGGCCACGACTGGGGTGGAATCGTCGCGTGGGAGCTTGCACTTCGATACCCCCAGGTCGTCGACCGACTCGCAGTCGTCAACGCACCGCATCCGACCGCGTTCCGCCGACAACTCCTCTCGAACCCCGACCAGATCCGACGAAGCTGGTACGCGTACACCTTCCAGCTCCCATGGCTTCCCGAACGGGTCTGCCGCTACGACGATTTCCGCGTCCTCGAGCGAGCGCTTCGTGGAACGGCGGATTCGGAGGCGTTCTCCGATGCAGACCTCGAGCGCTATCGTCGGGCGTGGCGTCGAGAGGGTGCTCTCACCGGAATGCTGAACTGGTACCGGGCGAACGCGCGGTATCCGTCACCGCCGCCGAGGGATCGGGTCGACGCACCCACGCTCGTCGCCTGGGGTGAGGAAGATACCGCGCTCGTCCCCGAACTGGCAATCGACAGCTACGACCACTGTACGGACGGCCGCCTCGAGTTGTTCCCGGACGCGAGTCACTGGCTCCCGCGAGAAAAACCGGATCGGTTGGCGGAACTACTGTGTGAGCACCTGGACGGTTAG
- a CDS encoding DUF2249 domain-containing protein → MQSHRSVVERTDAPTDHPRETIDVRTLGPPEPLKTTLETLVDLSDETVLVQRNDRVPQFLFPKLEDRGYAHDTVELEDEVVTVIWDPDT, encoded by the coding sequence ATGCAGTCGCATCGTTCCGTCGTCGAACGCACCGACGCACCGACCGACCACCCCCGGGAGACGATCGACGTCCGCACGCTCGGTCCACCGGAGCCGCTGAAAACCACTCTCGAGACGCTCGTCGACCTCTCCGACGAGACGGTCCTCGTCCAGCGAAACGACCGCGTCCCGCAGTTTCTCTTCCCTAAACTCGAGGACCGGGGCTACGCCCACGACACCGTCGAACTCGAGGACGAGGTCGTGACCGTCATCTGGGACCCGGACACCTAA
- a CDS encoding DUF2249 domain-containing protein: MTRLDVRDIPPVNRHPTIHEKFEELEPGETLTIVNDHEPKPLFYEFQAEVDSFDADSYEVEQVATDEFVARFPKQEV, encoded by the coding sequence ATGACACGACTCGACGTCAGGGACATTCCACCGGTAAACCGCCATCCAACTATCCACGAAAAATTCGAGGAACTCGAGCCTGGCGAGACGTTGACCATCGTCAACGACCACGAACCGAAGCCGCTGTTCTACGAGTTCCAGGCCGAAGTCGACAGCTTCGATGCCGATTCCTACGAGGTCGAACAGGTCGCCACAGACGAGTTCGTCGCCAGATTCCCGAAACAGGAGGTCTAG
- a CDS encoding DUF2249 domain-containing protein — MTTEQVDRTIDVREIEGPPFDDIMAALESLEDGERLQLIAPFEPEPLYEVLDARGYAHESHQQDGGLWYVYVEHA; from the coding sequence ATGACGACCGAACAAGTTGACCGGACGATCGACGTACGCGAGATCGAGGGCCCGCCGTTCGACGACATCATGGCCGCACTCGAATCCCTCGAAGACGGAGAACGACTCCAGTTGATCGCACCGTTCGAACCCGAACCGCTCTACGAGGTACTCGACGCGCGCGGCTACGCACACGAGAGCCACCAGCAAGACGGCGGCCTCTGGTACGTCTACGTCGAACACGCCTGA
- a CDS encoding helix-turn-helix domain-containing protein, with translation MVQATLTVTLPEQVWVEQVSTDYPDATFRVLGAVPGSESGFALVRVTGSDVPDVVDDMNDHPQITELTLAQWSENEATVHFETTAPLLLFSSRDSGMPIELPVEIKDGEATIEVTGSRDRLAELAEQLESFGLQYRIENVRERLHESQLLSDRQLEVLTAAVEEGYYDTPRRCSLTDLAGHLDIAKSTCSETLHRAEEAIIKRFVEDLPMTGEDSLEEQLVSN, from the coding sequence ATGGTTCAAGCGACTCTCACGGTCACGCTGCCGGAACAGGTCTGGGTCGAGCAGGTCTCGACCGACTATCCGGATGCGACGTTTCGCGTCCTCGGCGCGGTCCCGGGCTCCGAGAGCGGGTTCGCTCTCGTCCGAGTGACAGGCTCGGACGTCCCGGACGTCGTCGACGACATGAACGACCATCCCCAGATCACGGAGCTCACACTGGCCCAGTGGAGCGAGAACGAAGCGACGGTCCACTTCGAGACGACGGCCCCACTGTTGCTGTTCTCCTCGAGAGATTCGGGAATGCCGATCGAGCTTCCCGTCGAAATCAAGGACGGCGAGGCGACGATCGAGGTCACCGGCTCGCGCGACCGACTCGCCGAACTCGCAGAACAGCTCGAGAGCTTCGGGCTCCAGTATCGCATCGAGAACGTCCGTGAGCGACTCCACGAGAGCCAGCTCCTCTCGGATCGCCAGCTCGAGGTACTCACTGCTGCCGTCGAGGAAGGGTACTACGACACGCCACGCCGATGTTCGCTGACCGACCTCGCGGGCCACCTCGACATCGCCAAGTCGACGTGTAGCGAGACGCTTCACCGTGCCGAGGAAGCGATCATTAAACGGTTCGTCGAGGACCTGCCGATGACCGGCGAAGACTCACTCGAGGAACAGCTCGTTTCGAACTGA
- a CDS encoding 4Fe-4S ferredoxin N-terminal domain-containing protein: MSTDDESFHPLGSEWENDLESMLDDTEYDTELGMKMAQDAMRVTKGELSEAEFHEKYHDDVMEEFGEDERPTKAAYEEAQAAEEGTVSRMLSKFEGDGEESRRDAMKKMGAGAAAVGLGAWGTVDDGPSEPEPEANVAAAQDEPDEDEGVQWGMAIDLDRCDGCLTCVSGCSQENQLDSGVNWMYVLQYDDPSASGEGSELARNAGAAANRLVRPCQHCTDAPCEKVCPTTARHTRDSDGLVLTDYDVCIGCRYCQVACPYGVNYFQWDEPTVPTDAIEEHHEDMDMGDHMTDDRGRWVDSRAPRGVMSKCTMCPTRQDGQMGEEYVGTTACEEVCPTGAIQFGNMNDPDSDPQKYADNPARGRTLWRVNPPSVDDLEEDLDGVDDDLESVLDATDLEEDELTLIKAVDIVSDDLYDGDDELHSHDLAYHERSFRETLDTLEDHGLDHDSEEVLVELGLADETDDDEEFDGPDERDAQIELESFTGSPDSNFRLLEEYGTNPNVVYMGQEPGPNAEQVEPTGTALQYEQLGSYTAINGEEIDFVDNRKEVLDEDTVDGGLFS, translated from the coding sequence ATGAGTACGGACGACGAATCTTTCCACCCACTCGGAAGCGAGTGGGAAAACGACCTCGAGTCGATGCTCGACGATACCGAGTACGATACGGAACTCGGTATGAAAATGGCCCAGGACGCGATGCGCGTCACCAAGGGCGAACTCTCCGAGGCCGAATTCCACGAGAAATATCACGACGACGTGATGGAGGAGTTCGGCGAGGACGAGCGACCGACGAAAGCGGCCTACGAGGAGGCACAGGCCGCCGAGGAAGGAACCGTCTCCCGGATGCTCTCGAAGTTCGAGGGCGACGGCGAAGAAAGCCGCCGCGACGCCATGAAGAAGATGGGCGCTGGCGCTGCTGCCGTCGGTCTCGGCGCGTGGGGAACTGTCGACGACGGCCCCAGCGAACCCGAGCCCGAAGCCAACGTCGCGGCTGCCCAGGACGAGCCAGACGAGGACGAAGGCGTCCAGTGGGGGATGGCCATCGACCTCGACCGCTGTGACGGCTGTCTCACCTGTGTCTCCGGTTGTTCACAGGAGAACCAGCTCGACTCGGGTGTCAACTGGATGTACGTCCTCCAGTACGACGATCCGAGCGCGAGCGGAGAAGGATCCGAACTCGCCCGTAACGCTGGCGCCGCCGCCAACCGACTCGTTCGCCCGTGCCAGCACTGTACCGACGCGCCGTGTGAGAAGGTCTGTCCGACGACGGCCCGTCACACGCGAGATTCGGACGGTCTCGTGCTGACCGACTACGACGTCTGTATCGGCTGCCGATACTGCCAGGTCGCCTGTCCGTACGGTGTCAACTACTTCCAGTGGGACGAACCGACCGTCCCCACGGACGCCATCGAAGAACACCACGAGGACATGGACATGGGCGATCACATGACCGACGACCGCGGGCGCTGGGTCGACAGCCGCGCGCCGCGTGGGGTCATGAGCAAGTGTACGATGTGTCCGACCCGGCAGGACGGCCAGATGGGTGAGGAGTACGTCGGAACGACGGCCTGTGAAGAGGTCTGTCCGACGGGCGCCATCCAGTTCGGGAACATGAACGATCCCGACAGCGACCCCCAGAAGTACGCCGACAACCCCGCCCGCGGCCGTACCCTCTGGCGGGTCAACCCGCCGAGCGTGGACGACCTCGAGGAGGACCTCGACGGCGTCGACGACGACCTCGAGTCCGTTCTCGACGCGACGGATCTCGAGGAAGACGAGCTGACGCTGATCAAGGCCGTCGACATCGTCTCCGACGACCTGTACGACGGCGACGACGAACTCCACAGCCACGACCTGGCCTACCACGAGCGCAGCTTCCGCGAAACGCTCGACACGCTCGAAGACCACGGCCTCGACCACGATAGCGAAGAGGTCCTCGTCGAACTCGGCCTCGCCGACGAGACCGACGACGACGAGGAGTTCGACGGGCCGGACGAGCGAGACGCCCAGATCGAACTGGAATCGTTCACCGGAAGCCCCGATTCGAACTTCCGGCTGCTCGAGGAGTACGGCACGAACCCGAACGTCGTCTACATGGGTCAGGAACCCGGTCCGAACGCCGAACAGGTGGAGCCGACCGGGACCGCACTCCAGTACGAACAGCTCGGAAGTTACACGGCGATCAACGGCGAGGAGATCGATTTCGTCGACAACCGCAAGGAAGTGCTTGACGAGGATACCGTCGACGGAGGGCTGTTCTCATGA
- the nrfD gene encoding NrfD/PsrC family molybdoenzyme membrane anchor subunit, which translates to MSTKTPTESDILRPVGIETISKKYLAVFGAAAAAFGIFLIGWFYQLYVGMSVTGLSDWGSGGGVTWGLYIGAFIWWVGIAHGGIILSAAVRLLGMDRYMPVARLAEMLTLAGLSAAGFYIIVHMGRPDRMVTSVIGHYHITVNNSPLVWDVTVITAYFVLTATYLGLTLRYDISRLRDDLPSFAPKVGSFQAPDLLAPVYNLMTLGYSEKEDKVIERMVWWVALAIIIMAPLLLHGGVIPWLFALLPTYPGWFGAIQGPQFLTIALTSAISGVILVSYAFRRAYDWDHIITDDIFRGLLLWLGFFCLLFLWLQLQQLVSGSFSPTVDHAAATASKLSHPAYIVPMLMVLGVLAYIFATTLRPSLFNKKRAIGAAVLVLIATLVEKTYFVVAGLWYPAFSIYDATPGEYYPSLIEMSSVLGTIGMVTLFFLVISKLVPVVELHAIEHLRGDHGHGHDEHETETEPEVKA; encoded by the coding sequence ATGAGCACGAAGACCCCAACCGAGTCCGACATTCTGCGGCCGGTCGGGATCGAGACCATCTCGAAGAAGTACCTCGCCGTGTTCGGAGCCGCGGCAGCGGCGTTCGGTATCTTCCTGATCGGCTGGTTCTACCAGCTCTACGTCGGGATGAGCGTCACCGGCCTCTCTGACTGGGGGTCCGGTGGCGGCGTCACCTGGGGACTGTACATTGGCGCGTTCATCTGGTGGGTCGGGATCGCTCACGGCGGTATCATCCTCTCTGCGGCAGTCCGACTGCTCGGGATGGACCGATACATGCCGGTCGCTCGACTCGCCGAGATGCTGACGCTTGCCGGCCTCTCCGCGGCTGGCTTCTACATTATCGTCCACATGGGCCGTCCGGACCGGATGGTCACGAGCGTCATCGGCCACTACCACATTACGGTGAACAACTCGCCGCTGGTGTGGGACGTGACGGTCATTACGGCCTACTTCGTGCTGACTGCGACCTACCTCGGCCTGACGCTCCGGTACGACATCTCGCGTCTGCGCGACGACCTGCCGTCGTTTGCACCGAAGGTCGGTAGCTTCCAGGCGCCCGACCTGCTCGCGCCGGTCTACAACCTCATGACCCTCGGCTACAGCGAGAAAGAAGACAAGGTCATCGAACGGATGGTCTGGTGGGTCGCGCTGGCGATCATCATTATGGCACCCCTTCTGCTTCACGGCGGTGTCATTCCGTGGCTGTTCGCCCTGCTGCCGACGTACCCCGGCTGGTTCGGTGCGATCCAGGGGCCGCAGTTCCTCACTATCGCACTGACTTCGGCGATCAGCGGCGTGATCCTGGTCTCGTACGCGTTCCGTCGCGCCTACGACTGGGACCACATCATCACTGACGACATCTTCCGTGGCCTGCTGCTGTGGCTCGGGTTCTTCTGTCTGCTGTTCCTGTGGCTGCAGCTCCAGCAGCTCGTCTCCGGCAGCTTCTCGCCGACGGTCGATCACGCGGCTGCGACGGCCTCGAAGCTCTCGCATCCGGCCTACATCGTGCCGATGCTGATGGTGCTGGGCGTCCTCGCGTACATCTTCGCGACGACGCTGCGACCGTCGCTGTTCAACAAGAAGCGCGCGATCGGTGCGGCCGTGCTGGTGCTGATCGCGACGCTCGTCGAGAAGACGTACTTCGTCGTCGCCGGTCTCTGGTACCCGGCGTTTAGCATCTACGACGCCACGCCCGGCGAGTACTACCCGAGCCTGATCGAAATGTCGTCCGTGCTCGGAACGATCGGGATGGTGACGCTGTTCTTCCTCGTCATCTCGAAGCTCGTTCCGGTCGTCGAACTCCACGCGATCGAACACCTGCGTGGCGACCACGGCCACGGTCACGACGAACACGAAACTGAAACCGAACCGGAGGTGAAAGCATGA
- a CDS encoding Mrp/NBP35 family ATP-binding protein, producing MSITEHELKIKLEDVEDPDIGQDIVTLGLVNDVTIDDETARISLALNAPYAPSEMELGNRIREICDEVGLEADLRAHAGEEHGFDDQVLPNVRNVIAVSSGKGGVGKTTVAANLAAGLEKRGAMVGLLDADIHGPNIPKILPIEGEPGVMPNEDIVPPRSDGVRVISMGFMMEEDDDPAILRGPMVNKFMMKFLEGVEWGRLDYLIVDLPPGTGDATLNLLQSMPVTGSVVVTTPQEMALEDTSKGIQMFNKHDTPVLGVVENMSSFVCPSCGDQHGLFGTDGADDIVDRYDVPLIGKIPIHPDFGADGSKGPIVKDDESPVQEPVSDVVAEIADRVGETNRRTVAENTSDEPADVLPTETED from the coding sequence ATGAGCATCACCGAACACGAACTCAAGATCAAACTCGAGGATGTCGAGGACCCCGACATCGGTCAGGACATCGTCACGCTCGGGTTGGTCAACGACGTCACCATCGACGACGAGACTGCTCGCATCTCTCTCGCGCTCAACGCCCCTTACGCACCCTCGGAGATGGAACTCGGGAACCGAATCCGAGAAATCTGTGACGAGGTCGGCCTCGAGGCCGACCTGCGGGCCCACGCCGGCGAAGAACACGGTTTCGACGACCAGGTCCTCCCCAACGTTCGCAACGTCATCGCCGTCTCCTCCGGGAAAGGTGGCGTCGGCAAGACGACGGTCGCAGCCAACCTCGCGGCCGGCCTCGAGAAACGCGGTGCGATGGTCGGCCTGCTCGACGCCGACATCCACGGACCGAACATTCCCAAAATCCTGCCCATAGAGGGTGAACCCGGCGTGATGCCCAACGAGGACATCGTCCCACCCCGTTCGGACGGCGTTCGGGTCATCAGCATGGGCTTCATGATGGAAGAAGACGACGACCCAGCGATTCTGCGCGGTCCGATGGTCAACAAGTTCATGATGAAGTTCCTCGAGGGCGTCGAGTGGGGACGCCTCGACTACCTGATCGTCGACCTGCCGCCGGGAACGGGTGACGCAACGTTGAACCTGCTGCAGTCGATGCCGGTTACGGGATCGGTCGTCGTCACGACGCCCCAGGAGATGGCACTCGAGGACACCAGCAAGGGGATCCAGATGTTCAACAAACACGACACGCCGGTGCTGGGCGTCGTCGAGAACATGAGTTCGTTCGTCTGTCCGTCCTGTGGCGACCAGCACGGTCTGTTCGGTACCGACGGCGCGGACGACATCGTCGACCGGTACGACGTGCCGCTGATCGGCAAGATCCCAATCCACCCGGACTTCGGCGCCGACGGGAGCAAGGGACCGATCGTCAAGGACGACGAGAGCCCGGTCCAAGAGCCCGTTTCGGACGTCGTCGCCGAAATCGCCGACCGCGTCGGCGAGACGAACCGTCGGACGGTCGCCGAGAACACCTCCGACGAACCCGCCGACGTGTTGCCGACCGAGACCGAAGACTGA
- a CDS encoding cupin domain-containing protein: MSLDSYADAIADLEPDEGDVETAELVVTDDVLVKVFALGPGAELESHDHPDSTNVFHVLEGTVTVVQDGESEQVAAPGVVQHARGVDHGARNETDETVIFTASLCPLPS; the protein is encoded by the coding sequence ATGTCACTCGACAGCTACGCCGACGCGATAGCGGACCTCGAGCCCGACGAGGGCGACGTCGAAACCGCGGAACTGGTCGTGACCGACGACGTGCTCGTGAAAGTGTTCGCACTCGGCCCGGGTGCAGAACTCGAGTCCCACGATCATCCCGACAGTACGAACGTGTTCCACGTCCTCGAGGGAACGGTGACGGTAGTCCAGGACGGCGAGAGCGAACAGGTGGCGGCACCGGGCGTCGTCCAGCACGCCCGCGGCGTCGACCACGGCGCCCGAAACGAGACCGACGAGACGGTGATCTTCACGGCGAGTCTGTGTCCGTTGCCGTCCTGA
- a CDS encoding amino acid transporter → MPRGSDADLSRDLGVFAVFTIASGTMIGAGIFVLPGPAAEGAGPASALSFGIAGLIALVATMCAVELATAMPKAGGPYYFTSRAMGPLVGTVVGFGAWLALIFKGSFALEGLGWYVTEFSAVPVLGVAIVGGLLLILINWVGAEETGHLQNFVVIGLVAILAVFAGGGLFAANAELWSPFATTGVEGVITTTGLVFISYLGIVKATAVAEEVEDPGRTLPRALFGAVVFVTLLYVGVMLIVTGVMPIEAIAGSDAPVAEAGRLFLGGLGGAVIALAGIFATVSTANAAILSSSRFPFAMSRDGLVTRKLGKPSPRFGTPARSIWLTGGVMIALVLILEVEDLAKLGGTFGILVFALLNVTVVLLRRSRPEWYDPDYRVPFSPVLPILGSVAALALIPFMGVLSQVSAVAFVLAGVGWYYVQTQRGEPVKPDHDVRDQVLGAQYRQSIEEKRSRIGNVATGGPHVLVETAEGETNPHLLTAMRSFVDRFDADLDVLTITEVPPQIPLSEADHEVDDDWIGRIERELALQNHAVVFDHVRTRDRTDALLESVNERTELVLVDWHDPIRKHHLQESHVDEILRSEFPVRLAVLKHRGTGGIGEIVVATDSGPYDRAEVELADAIATVTGATLTLVTALPQDASEEATTSARSYLEELTDVLSSPAETEVLEAADADRALVRRANEADLLVMGAPTHPDRVREFFGQTTDFVAAETETSVLVVKEPGEQVPFSRRLWRRLQRFGD, encoded by the coding sequence ATGCCTCGTGGATCGGACGCTGACCTGAGTCGCGACCTCGGCGTATTCGCGGTCTTTACTATCGCGTCGGGCACCATGATCGGTGCCGGCATCTTCGTCCTCCCGGGGCCGGCAGCGGAAGGGGCAGGCCCAGCCTCGGCGCTGTCGTTCGGGATCGCCGGGTTGATCGCGCTCGTCGCGACGATGTGTGCGGTCGAACTCGCGACGGCCATGCCCAAGGCCGGCGGACCGTACTACTTCACGAGTCGGGCGATGGGGCCGCTGGTCGGCACCGTCGTCGGCTTCGGCGCGTGGCTCGCACTCATCTTCAAGGGGTCGTTCGCGCTCGAGGGACTGGGCTGGTACGTCACCGAGTTCTCTGCAGTGCCAGTCCTCGGCGTCGCCATCGTTGGCGGTCTCCTGTTGATCCTCATTAACTGGGTCGGCGCCGAAGAAACCGGTCACCTTCAGAACTTCGTGGTGATCGGTCTCGTCGCGATTCTCGCGGTCTTTGCTGGTGGCGGCCTGTTCGCGGCGAACGCGGAGCTGTGGTCGCCGTTCGCGACCACGGGTGTCGAAGGGGTAATCACGACGACCGGCCTCGTGTTCATCTCCTATCTGGGGATCGTGAAGGCGACAGCGGTCGCCGAAGAGGTCGAGGATCCGGGCCGGACGCTGCCGCGGGCGCTGTTCGGTGCTGTCGTCTTCGTCACGCTGCTGTACGTCGGCGTTATGCTGATCGTCACCGGCGTCATGCCGATCGAGGCAATCGCCGGAAGCGACGCGCCCGTCGCCGAGGCAGGCCGCCTGTTCCTCGGTGGTCTCGGCGGCGCCGTCATCGCACTCGCGGGGATTTTCGCGACCGTTTCGACCGCCAACGCAGCGATCCTCTCGTCCTCGCGATTCCCCTTCGCGATGTCTCGGGACGGCCTCGTCACACGGAAACTCGGGAAACCGTCACCACGGTTCGGGACGCCGGCCCGATCCATCTGGCTGACAGGCGGCGTGATGATCGCCCTCGTGTTGATTCTCGAGGTCGAGGATCTGGCGAAACTCGGCGGCACGTTCGGCATCCTCGTGTTCGCCTTGCTCAACGTCACGGTCGTTCTGCTCCGTCGGTCCCGGCCGGAGTGGTACGACCCTGACTACAGAGTGCCGTTCTCACCGGTGTTGCCGATCCTCGGTTCGGTCGCCGCGCTAGCGCTGATCCCGTTCATGGGTGTGCTCTCTCAGGTGAGCGCCGTCGCGTTCGTCCTCGCCGGCGTCGGCTGGTACTACGTTCAGACGCAGCGAGGGGAGCCCGTAAAGCCGGATCACGACGTCCGTGACCAGGTGCTTGGCGCACAGTACCGACAGTCGATCGAGGAAAAACGATCCCGGATCGGAAACGTGGCGACCGGTGGCCCACACGTCCTCGTCGAGACGGCAGAAGGCGAGACCAACCCCCACCTGCTGACCGCGATGCGGTCGTTCGTCGATCGGTTCGACGCCGACCTGGACGTACTCACGATCACCGAGGTTCCACCCCAGATCCCGCTGTCGGAAGCGGACCACGAGGTCGACGACGACTGGATCGGCCGGATCGAACGGGAACTCGCCCTGCAAAACCACGCCGTCGTCTTCGATCACGTCCGAACCCGTGACCGAACCGACGCACTCCTCGAGAGCGTCAACGAGCGAACCGAACTGGTCCTGGTCGACTGGCACGATCCGATCCGGAAACACCACCTGCAGGAGAGCCACGTCGACGAGATCCTGCGTTCGGAGTTTCCCGTCCGACTGGCCGTGTTGAAACACCGCGGGACGGGTGGAATCGGCGAAATCGTGGTCGCGACCGACTCCGGACCGTACGACCGTGCCGAAGTCGAACTGGCCGACGCGATCGCAACCGTCACGGGCGCGACGCTCACGCTGGTTACGGCTCTCCCACAGGATGCCTCCGAGGAGGCGACGACGTCGGCGCGGTCGTACCTCGAGGAGCTAACGGACGTGCTCTCGAGTCCGGCGGAGACGGAGGTACTCGAGGCTGCCGACGCGGACCGCGCACTCGTGCGGCGAGCGAACGAGGCGGATCTGCTGGTCATGGGTGCGCCGACCCACCCCGACCGGGTGCGCGAGTTCTTCGGCCAGACCACGGACTTCGTCGCGGCCGAGACGGAGACGTCCGTGCTCGTGGTCAAAGAACCGGGAGAACAGGTGCCGTTCTCTCGGCGACTGTGGCGGCGACTCCAGCGGTTCGGCGACTAA
- a CDS encoding phosphoadenosine phosphosulfate reductase family protein produces the protein MSQKPPQYADVDYDDGTGEDPDDYPHVNDKIEKAVEVTRQGLEQYDNPAVMWTGGKDSTLVLYFVTQVADRYDLEVPPAIFIDHYQHFDEIHDFVDHWADKWGLEVIYARNEDIGDYVDEHDLEPGDEIEISDLSEHNRRHVRDILEYEEDTFPFLLDTYVGNHLLKTVALNDAIEEYETDGIISGVRWDEQEARADETFFSPRHDPDIYPPHDRVQPILQFEEAAVWETFWNFVVPDTVEEFPDDGYVPEGKGDLPDDLEPFDTPVSPKYWEGFRSLGSEISTEKTEDDPAWLQDLEGTTERAGRAQDKEDLMERLRDLGYM, from the coding sequence ATGAGCCAGAAACCTCCCCAGTACGCCGACGTCGACTACGACGATGGAACCGGTGAAGACCCCGACGACTACCCCCACGTCAACGACAAGATAGAGAAAGCAGTCGAGGTCACCCGACAGGGACTCGAGCAGTACGACAACCCCGCCGTCATGTGGACCGGTGGGAAGGACTCGACGCTCGTCCTCTATTTCGTCACCCAGGTCGCCGACCGGTACGACCTCGAGGTGCCGCCCGCCATCTTCATCGACCACTACCAGCACTTCGACGAGATCCACGACTTCGTCGACCACTGGGCCGACAAATGGGGCCTCGAGGTCATCTACGCGCGCAACGAGGACATCGGCGACTACGTCGACGAACACGACCTCGAACCGGGCGACGAAATCGAGATTTCGGACCTCTCCGAGCACAACCGCCGCCACGTCCGGGACATCCTCGAGTACGAGGAGGATACCTTCCCGTTCCTGCTCGATACCTACGTCGGCAACCACCTGCTGAAGACCGTCGCACTCAACGACGCGATCGAGGAGTACGAGACCGACGGCATCATCTCGGGTGTCCGCTGGGACGAACAGGAGGCCCGCGCGGACGAGACGTTCTTCTCGCCGCGTCACGACCCCGACATCTACCCGCCCCACGACCGCGTCCAGCCCATCCTGCAGTTCGAGGAGGCTGCCGTCTGGGAGACCTTCTGGAACTTCGTCGTCCCGGACACCGTCGAGGAGTTCCCGGACGACGGCTACGTCCCCGAGGGCAAAGGCGACCTGCCGGACGACCTCGAGCCTTTCGACACCCCCGTCTCACCGAAGTACTGGGAAGGGTTCCGGTCGCTCGGCAGCGAGATCAGCACCGAGAAGACTGAAGACGACCCCGCCTGGCTGCAGGACCTCGAGGGGACGACCGAACGAGCGGGCCGTGCCCAGGACAAAGAGGATCTGATGGAACGGCTGCGCGACCTCGGCTACATGTAA